From Herbaspirillum sp. WKF16:
TGAAGCCGAGGTCGGTGGCCAGGCGCTTGGCCATGGCGCAATAGGTGGTGGCCTGGGGCGATTTGGCATCCAGCTTGACGGCGGCCAGGCGCACCATCTGGCGCGCCGCGACCAGCTCGGTCTGCATGTCGGCCAGCTTGAACTGCAGCGCCTGGAAGTCGGCGATCGGGCGGCCGAACTGCTTGCGCTCCTTCATGTAGGCGTGCGCCGCGTCCAGCGCCGCCTGCGCGGCGCCGACAGAACAGGTGGCGATGTTGATGCGGCCGCCGTCCAGGCCCTTCATCGCAAACACGAAGCCCTCGCCTTCACTGCCCAGCAAGTGGCTGGCCGGCACCTTGACGTTGTCGAAGCTGATGGTGCGGGTGGGCTGGCTGTTCCAGCCCATCTTGCTTTCCTTCTTGCCGTAGCTGATGCCGGCGGCGTTGCCCGGCACCACGAAGGCCGACACGCCGCGGGCGCCTTCGCCGCCGGTGCGCGCCATCACCACCAGCACATCGGTCGAACCGGCGCCGGAGATGAAGGCCTTGGAGCCGTTGATGACGTAGTGGCCATCGACCAGTTTGGCGGAGGTCTTGAGCGAGGCCGCGTCGGAACCCGAGCCCGGTTCGGTCAGGCAGTAGGAGCCGATCTTGCGGCCGGCGGCCAGCTTCTCGCACCACTCGTCCTTGATCGCCGCCGTGCCCCAGGAGGCGATCATCCAGCTCACCATGTTATGGATGGTCAGGTAGGCCGCGGTGGAGGGACAGGCGCGCGCCAGCTCCTCGAACACCACGGTGGCGTCCAGCCGGCTCAGGCCCAGGCCACCCAGCTCCTCCGGCGTGTACAGGCCGCAGAAACCGAGCTCGCCGGCCTTGGCGATCACATCCAGCGGGAAGTGCGCCTCCTCGTCCCACTTGGCGGCGTGCGGCGCCATCTCGCCGGCGGCGAAGTCGCGCGCGCTTTGCTGGAAGGCCAGTTGATCCTCGTTGAGTTCGAAGTCCATGTGCGTCTCCTGTTCGTTGTTGTTTTGCCGGGGCGGTGGCGCCCGTTTGGCATCTAGGGTAATGGAATTTGGGATAGGGAGTTGTCGTTAGCGCGACATTGGGGGGCTTGGCTGGCGGGCAACGCTGAACGTCGCTGGGTCCCCGCTTTCGCGGGGACGACGGCTAACCTCCAATTTGAGCGCCGTCGCTCCTGCGAAAGCAGGAGCCCAGTGGCGTTGCGCGCCGCCTGCTTATGCCGCCCGGTCCAGCGCCGGCTGGCCGAACTGCGCCAGCAACTCCGCGCGCCGCGCCTGCATCGCCTGCACCGCCTTGTCCTTGACATGACCATAGCCGCGCACCTGCTCCGGCAGCTGCGCCAGCTCGATGGCGAGCGCGTGGTTGGAGGCATCCAGCTTGGGCAGCAGGCCCAGCACCATTTCGCGATACTCCACGATCAACCGGCGCTCCATGCGGCGCTCCGCGGCGCGCCCGAAGAGATCCAGCGCGGTGCCGCGCAAGCCCTTCATCTTCGCCAGCAGCTTGAAGGCGCTGAACATCCAGCTGCCGTAGCGCGCCTTGACCAGGTGGCCATCGCCATCCTTGCTGGCGAAGATCGGCGGCGCCAGGTTGAAGCTGAGCGAGAAGTCGCCCTCGAATTGCTGCTCCAGCTGTTGCATGAACTTGCCGTCGGTGTACAGGCGCGCGACTTCGTACTCGTCCTTGTAGGCCATCAGCTTGGAGAGATTGCGCGCCACCGCCATCGACAACTTGTCGCCGCCCAGCGGCGCCTCGGCCGCGCGCACCGCCTCCACCACCTCGGCGAACTGCGCGGCATAGGCGGCGTTCTGGTATTCGGCCAGGAAGGCGGTGCGGCGCTTGACCAGCTTGTCCAGCGACTCCGGCATGCGCAGCACCACCGGCTGGGCCGGCACCGCGATGCGCTCCACCTTCGCCAGGTCCACCGCCGCGCGGCGGCCCCACAGGAAGGCGGTCTTGTTGGCCTCCACGGCCACGCCGTTCATCTCGATGGCGCGCAACAGCGACGCCTCGGACAACGGCAGCTCGCCGCGCTGCCAGGCATAGCCCAGCATGAACAGGTTGGTGGCGATGGAGTCGCCCATCAGGGCGGTGGCCAGGCGGGTGGCGTCGATGAAGTCGGCCTGCTGCTCCACCGACTCGACGATCAGCGCCTTGACCTCCTCGAACGGGAATTGCCAGTCGGGATTCTTGGCGAACTGGCCCGGCGGCTGCTGGTGCACGTTGACCACGGCGCGCGTGCGGCCGGGGCGCATCTTGGAGATGGCGTCGAAGGAGCCGGCCGTCAGCATGTCGCAGCCGAGGATCAGGTCGGCCTCGCCGGTGGCGATGCGCTGGGCGCGGATGGCCTCGCGCGTGGCGGCGATGCGCACGTGCGAAGTGACCGAGCCGTTCTTCTGCGACATGCCGGTCATGTCCAGCACCGAGGCTCCCTTGCCCTCCAGGTGCGCCGCCATGCCCATCAGGGCGCCGATGGTGATCACGCCGGTGCCGCCGATGCCGTTGATGAGGATGTTGAACGGCGTGTCGCAGGACGGGATTGCCGGTTGCGGCAGCGCGCCGAACTCGTCGGCCTCGCCCTTCGCGGCCACGCCGGTCCGGGACTTCTTCAGCTTGCCGCCGGTGACGGTGACGAAGCTCGGGCAGAAGCCCTTCACGCAAGAGTAATCCTTGTTGCAGGACGACTGGTCGATCGCGCGCTTGCGGCCGAACTCGGTCTCCAGCGGCAGGATCGAGGTGCAGTTGGACTGCACCCCGCAATCGCCGCAGCCCTCGCACACGGCCTCGTTGATGAACAGGCGCTGGTTGGGGTCGGGGAACTCGCCCTTCTTGCGGCGGCGGCGCTTCTCGGCGGCGCAGGTCTGGTCGTAGATGATCACGGTCACGCCCGGCAGCTCGCGCAGTTCGCGCTGCACCGCGTCCATGTCCTTGCGGTCGTGCACGGTGGCCACCGCCGGCAGGTTGGAACGATCGGCATAGCGCCCGATGTCTTCGGACACCAGCGCGATGCGCAGGATACCCTCGGCCGCCATCTGTTGCGCGATCATCGGCACCGACACCGTGCCGTCCACCGGCTGGCCGCCGGTCATCGCCACCGCGTCGTTGTAGAGGATCTTGTAGGTCATGTTGACCTTGGCCGCCACGGCCGCGCGGATGGCCAGGTAACCGGAATGGAAATAGGTGCCGTCGCCCAGGTTGGCGAACACGTGCGGCACCTGCGAGAACGGCGCCTGGCCGATCCAGGGCGCGCCCTCGCCGCCCATGTGGGTGGTCAGCTTGTTGTATTCGGGATAGATGGCGGTGGCCATCACGTGGCAACCGATGCCGGCCAGCGCGAAGCTGCCCTCGGGCACCTTGGTCGAGGTGTTGTGCGGGCAGCCTGAGCAGTAATAGGCCGGGCGCGGCGGCGTGCTGACCGCCTTCGACAGCACCGCGTCCTTGGCGTCGAGGAAGGCCAGGCGCGCGCGGATCAGGTCGCTGGTGTGGAAGCGGGCGATGCGCGCGGCGATCACGCGGG
This genomic window contains:
- a CDS encoding acyl-CoA dehydrogenase family protein gives rise to the protein MDFELNEDQLAFQQSARDFAAGEMAPHAAKWDEEAHFPLDVIAKAGELGFCGLYTPEELGGLGLSRLDATVVFEELARACPSTAAYLTIHNMVSWMIASWGTAAIKDEWCEKLAAGRKIGSYCLTEPGSGSDAASLKTSAKLVDGHYVINGSKAFISGAGSTDVLVVMARTGGEGARGVSAFVVPGNAAGISYGKKESKMGWNSQPTRTISFDNVKVPASHLLGSEGEGFVFAMKGLDGGRINIATCSVGAAQAALDAAHAYMKERKQFGRPIADFQALQFKLADMQTELVAARQMVRLAAVKLDAKSPQATTYCAMAKRLATDLGFKVCNEALQLHGGYGYIREYPLERYFRDVRVHQILEGTNEIMRVIVSRQLLNSDNLDDIR
- a CDS encoding indolepyruvate ferredoxin oxidoreductase family protein, translating into MEIRSAAEPVGTTAPTVEGVRDSDLAATQVSAHSPVPQGNTGVPAAGGLHTAVANPQEPVPLASVSLDDKYTATEGSIYLSGIQALVRLPMLQQIRDRRAGLNTAGFISGYRGSPLGGLDEALWKAQPQLAAQRVRFQPGVNEDMAATAVWGTQQVKLIGPSEYDGVFAMWYGKGPGVDRCGDVLKHMNHAGTSAHGGVLLVAGDDHGAYSSTLPHQSDHIFSASMIPMLYPCNVQEYLDLGLHGWAMSRYSGCVVGFKALADTVESSASVDADPFRVQINTPADFVMPEGGLNARLSTDTLGVQARKQEALMQDYKIYAALAYARANKLNRVMIDSPKARLGIIASGKSYLDVLEALSELGIDEQFAAEIGLRLFKVSMPWPLEPEGVREFAQGLDEILVVEEKRQMVEYQLKEQLYNWRDDVRPRVIGKFDEKGEWVAPRGEWLLTSKADFSVAQIARVIAARIARFHTSDLIRARLAFLDAKDAVLSKAVSTPPRPAYYCSGCPHNTSTKVPEGSFALAGIGCHVMATAIYPEYNKLTTHMGGEGAPWIGQAPFSQVPHVFANLGDGTYFHSGYLAIRAAVAAKVNMTYKILYNDAVAMTGGQPVDGTVSVPMIAQQMAAEGILRIALVSEDIGRYADRSNLPAVATVHDRKDMDAVQRELRELPGVTVIIYDQTCAAEKRRRRKKGEFPDPNQRLFINEAVCEGCGDCGVQSNCTSILPLETEFGRKRAIDQSSCNKDYSCVKGFCPSFVTVTGGKLKKSRTGVAAKGEADEFGALPQPAIPSCDTPFNILINGIGGTGVITIGALMGMAAHLEGKGASVLDMTGMSQKNGSVTSHVRIAATREAIRAQRIATGEADLILGCDMLTAGSFDAISKMRPGRTRAVVNVHQQPPGQFAKNPDWQFPFEEVKALIVESVEQQADFIDATRLATALMGDSIATNLFMLGYAWQRGELPLSEASLLRAIEMNGVAVEANKTAFLWGRRAAVDLAKVERIAVPAQPVVLRMPESLDKLVKRRTAFLAEYQNAAYAAQFAEVVEAVRAAEAPLGGDKLSMAVARNLSKLMAYKDEYEVARLYTDGKFMQQLEQQFEGDFSLSFNLAPPIFASKDGDGHLVKARYGSWMFSAFKLLAKMKGLRGTALDLFGRAAERRMERRLIVEYREMVLGLLPKLDASNHALAIELAQLPEQVRGYGHVKDKAVQAMQARRAELLAQFGQPALDRAA